The following proteins are co-located in the Vicugna pacos chromosome 3, VicPac4, whole genome shotgun sequence genome:
- the LOC140690179 gene encoding olfactory receptor 11L1-like: MNMANQTRVTEFIFLGFSGVLYLRLALFVMFLAVYLLSLMGNTLIIFIVLMDSTLQTPMYIFLGNLSFLEIWYTTATVPKLLATCVSWVVTISVSGCVAQYYFFFSMGATECIRLAVMAYDRYLAICSPLRYSFLMRLPVCLRFAAGSWVGGFVAPLLPTILISYLDFCGPQKINHFFCDSDPIFKLSCSDTFLVEALGYTCSSVVILSSFLLTMSSYGHIVVTIIRLSSREARKKTFSTCASHLTVVTIYYGTIIFAYVRPPAKYNFTMGKVVSVIYCVVTPLVNPLVYTLRNKDVKKAFRKVLTRKTLLLTKSTQEI; encoded by the coding sequence ATGAATATGGCAAACCAAACAAGAGTGACAGAGTTCATCTTCCTGGGGTTTTCTGGCGTGCTGTATCTGCGGCTTGCGTTATTTGTGATGTTTCTCGCTGTATATCTGCTCTCCCTCATGGGAAACACCCTCATCATTTTCATCGTTCTGATGGACTCCACTCTCCAAACACCCATGTACATTTTCTTAGGAAATCTGTCCTTCCTAGAGATCTGGTACACCACAGCCACAGTGCCTAAGTTGctggccacctgtgtctcgtgggtGGTCACCATCTCTGTTTCTGGTTGTGTGGCCCAATATTACTTCTTTTTCTCTATGGGAGCTACGGAGTGCATCAGGTTGGCTGTGATGGCCTATGACCGGTACCTGGCCATCTGCAGCCCTCTGAGGTACTCATTCCTCATGCGTCTTCCCGTGTGCCTGCGGTTTGCAGCTGGATCTTGGGTTGGGGGCTTCGTTGCCCCCCTCCTACCTACCATACTCATCTCTTACCTAGACTTTTGTGGACCCCAGAAGATCAATCATTTCTTCTGTGActcagacccaatttttaaactCTCTTGCTCAGATACATTCTTGGTGGAGGCCTTGGGCTATACGTGTAGTTCTGTTGTGATTCTAAgttcttttcttctcaccatgtCCTCCTACGGGCACATCGTGGTCACAATCATCAGGCTGTCTTCCCGGGAAGCCCGGAAGAAAACTTTCTCCACCTGCGCGTCCCACCTCACAGTGGTCACCATCTACTATGGCACCATAATCTTTGCCTATGTTCGCCCTCCTGCCAAGTACAACTTCACCATGGGTAAAGTGGTCTCGGTGATCTACTGTGTGGTCACCCCATTGGTAAACCCTCTGGTATACACCCTAAGaaataaagatgtaaagaaaGCTTTCAGAAAAGTTCTAACAAGAAAGACATTGCTCTTGACCAAAAGTACGCAGGAGATTTGA